The following are encoded together in the Lactuca sativa cultivar Salinas chromosome 1, Lsat_Salinas_v11, whole genome shotgun sequence genome:
- the LOC111882420 gene encoding ABC transporter B family member 19, producing MAEFSGEIDHHRSSTSTHRPHHPTPSRSHQSPSLSFYSPHTYPFPSSQRTRHNNHRVPPTTPFASDNDRSWQAEISWQFEPQNNRSTAALGAALSPWAGPTPSHSPSPAPTPGNRVFRQSANEFYLSRTSNSYDVNFRNFTNPHYEYSTVLSPTPGRIELQSFVDNHQPHSTSFNAGYTKSPTFAKMGNRTPRKSNAESFISDYDDDDIENETGGNKQDPRWFSVSRAYVDHDRMGGYDYDGQNSPYGISFRSHDYNSNHSQYLQSYVEEGDEVDEDEIVAPKSIGVFGLFKYSTKFDMFLVVIGCLGALINGGSLPWYSYLFGNFVNKIALDNDKDQMIKDVRKVCVLMAGLAGIVVFGAYLQIGCWRLVGERSAHRIRTKYLRAVLRQDVSFFDTDITTSDIMHGISSDVAQIQEVMGDKMAHFIYHIFTFICGYTVGFLKSWKVSLAVLAVTPLTMFCGIAYKAVYVGLATKEVNSYKKAGSIAEQAISSIRTVFSFVAEENLAARYDAVLDESVPVGKKLGFAKGIGIGVIYLVTYSTWALAFWYGSILVSRNELSGGAAIACFFGVNVGGRGLALSLSYLAQFAQGTVAASRVFEVIDRIPAIDPYSTLGRKLDNVRGKVELKGVSFVYPSRPNVPILNSLNLVIPSQRTSALVGASGAGKSTIFALLERFYDPNEGLIMVDGEDIRSLQVKWLRSQMGMVGQEPVLFADTILENILMGKENATKKDAIAACVAVNAHKFISDLPQGYDTQVGDKGSQLSGGQKQRIALARAMIKDPKILLLDEPTSALDSNSESLVQYAIDNISKGRTTIVIAHRLATVRNADMIVVLEQGSVVEIGDHNQLMTREGAYFSLIKLASEAVSMSPVAEKGEMGIINHEASGNYDLLKSNHVYEISLSGYMKSAQEANQVETEKVSSYGISQVWKLQKPEASLLFVGVIFGILAGAILSLFPLVLGQALKVYFNPEKSKLKKDVGYLCLALIGLGFGCILTMTIQQGFCGLAGTKLTKRVRDVLFRSMLKQEPGWFDSDQNSTGILISRLSVDCISFRSVLGDRYSVIFMGLSSAAVGLSVSFYLEWRLALLATILTPFTLGASYFSLIVNIGSKLDNGSYDKASGIASGAVSNIRTVATFATQEKIVQSFEKSLLEPKATSVRRSQLTGIALGFSQGAMYSAYTLVLFSGAYLVKEDYTTFGDVYKIFLILVLSSFSVGQLAGLAPDTSMASTAIPAVFNILNRKPLIHGKDKTMERSRPYDVEFKMVSFAYPCRPDVTVLRDFSLKVKGGTMVAVVGGSGSGKSTVIWLTQRFYDPIRGKVLMGGVDLRELDLKWLRLQTALVGQEPALFAGTIRENIRFGNPNSSMSEIEEAAKEACIHNFICGLPLGYETEVGESGIQMSGGQKQRLAIARAIVKKSKVLLLDEATSALDLESEKHVQEALRKITKRTTTIVVAHRLSAIREANLIAVVQDGKVSEYGTHDTLMASHVDGVYASLARAEMEANVFG from the exons ATGGCAGAATTTTCCGGCGAGATAGACCACCACCGCAGCTCCACCTCCACCCACCGGCCTCACCACCCAACTCCATCCCGCTCCCACCAGTCTCCTTCTCTCTCATTCTACAGCCCTCACACATACCCATTCCCATCTTCACAAAGAACCCGACATAACAACCACCGTGTACCTCCCACCACCCCTTTTGCCTCCGACAATGACCGGTCATGGCAAGCTGAGATCTCATGGCAGTTTGAACCGCAAAACAACCGTAGCACCGCCGCCCTTGGTGCAGCTCTAAGCCCATGGGCCGGGCCCACACCCTCACACTCACCCTCCCCGGCTCCTACACCTGGCAACCGTGTATTCCGCCAGTCAGCTAACGAATTTTATCTTTCTCGTACTTCTAATAGTTATGATGTTAACTTTCGTAACTTTACAAATCCACATTATGAATATTCCACTGTGTTGTCTCCTACTCCTGGTAGAATCGAACTCCAAAGCTTTGTCGACAATCATCAGCCACATAGCACTTCCTTCAATGCTGGTTACACTAAGTCTCCTACTTTTGCAAAAATGGGAAATCGTACTCCTAGAAAAAGTAATGCTGAATCTTTTATAAgtgattatgatgatgatgatatagaGAATGAAACAGGAGGAAACAAACAAGATCCCCGATGGTTCTCTGTTTCACGTGCTTATGTTGATCATGATCGTATGGGGGGATATGATTATGATGGGCAAAATAGTCCTTATGGGATTTCTTTTAGGAGCCATGATTATAATAGTAATCATAGTCAGTATCTTCAAAGTTACGTGGAGGAGGGGGACGAGGTTGATGAGGATGAAATTGTAGCACCAAAAAGCATCGgggtttttgggttgtttaagtatTCGACAAAATTTGATATGTTTCTTGTAGTAATAGGGTGTTTGGGTGCTTTGATAAACGGAGGGTCTTTACCATGGTACTCTTATCTTTTTGGAAATTTTGTCAATAAAATCGCTTTGGATAACGACAAGGACCAGATGATAAAAGATGTCAGAAag GTTTGTGTGCTAATGGCGGGGTTAGCAGGAATAGTGGTGTTTGGAGCGTATTTAC AAATTGGTTGTTGGCGATTGGTGGGAGAAAGATCAGCTCATAGAATAAGAACCAAATACCTAAGAGCAGTTTTGAGACAGGACGTTAGCTTCTTTGACACAGACATTACTACTAGTGACATCATGCATGGAATCTCAAGTGATGTTGCTCAAATCCAAGAAGTTATGGGGGACAAG ATGGCACACTTCATTTATCACATATTTACCTTCATATGTGGCTACACAGTTGGATTCTTAAAATCTTGGAAGGTTTCTTTAGCAGTTCTTGCTGTGACTCCATTAACAATGTTCTGTGGCATTGCCTATAAAGCAGTCTATGTCGGCCTTGCTACAAAAGAAGTG AATTCTTACAAAAAAGCCGGAAGcatagcagaacaagccataagTTCAATCAGAACTGTGTTTTCTTTTGTAGCAGAAGAGAATTTAGCAGCAAGATACGATGCAGTATTGGATGAATCAGTTCCAGTAGGAAAAAAACTGGGTTTTGCAAAGGGTATAGGAATTGGTGTGATATATTTAGTTACTTATTCAACATGGGCATTAGCTTTCTGGTATGGATCTATTTTGGTATCAAGAAACGAGTTATCTGGTGGTGCAGCCATTGCTTGCTTCTTTGGTGTCAATGTTGGTGGCAG GGGATTGGCGTTATCTTTATCATATTTGGCTCAATTTGCACAAGGGACTGTAGCAGCTAGTAGAGTGTTTGAAGTTATAGATAGAATCCCAGCCATTGATCCTTATAGTACTTTAGGAAGAAAGCTTGATAATGTTCGTGGAAAAGTAGAGCTTAAAGGTGTTTCTTTTGTCTACCCATCTCGCCCAAATGTCCCAATTTTGAATTCTCTAAATTTAGTGATTCCATCTCAAAGAACTTCAGCATTAGTTGGTGCTAGTGGGGCAGGAAAGTCCACCATTTTTGCTCTTTTGGAAAGGTTCTATGATCCTAATGAAG GTTTGATAATGGTGGATGGTGAAGATATAAGAAGTTTACAAGTGAAATGGCTGAGAAGTCAAATGGGGATGGTGGGTCAAGAGCCTGTCTTGTTTGCAGACACAATTCTTGAAAACATTTTAATGGGGAAAGAGAATGCCACTAAGAAAGATGCTATTGCTGCTTGTGTTGCAGTGAATGCACACAAATTCATATCTGATTTACCACAAGGGTATGACACACAGGTAGGGGACAAAGGAAGCCAGCTGTCAGGAGGTCAAAAGCAACGTATTGCATTAGCTCGTGCTATGATCAAAGATCCTAAGATTCTTCTTTTAGACGAGCCCACAAGTGCTTTAGATTCAAACTCTGAGTCTCTTGTTCAATACGCCATtgataacatctcaaaaggaagAACCACAATTGTGATTGCTCATAGACTCGCAACTGTCAGAAATGCTGACATGATTGTTGTTCTTGAGCAAGGATCTGTTGTGGAAATTGGTGACCATAATCAGCTCATGACAAGAGAAGGAGCTTACTTTTCTCTCATCAAGCTTGCATCTGAAGCTGTTTCAATGAGCCCAGTAGCTGAAAAGGGCGAAATGGGTATTATAAATCATGAAGCATCTGGTAATTATGATCTGTTGAAATCAAACCATGTGTATGAGATTTCGTTATCTGGGTACATGAAATCCGCTCAAGAAGCAAACCAAGTAGAAACAGAGAAAGTATCATCATACGGGATTTCTCAAGTATGGAAATTACAGAAACCAGAGGCGAGTTTGCTTTTTGTTGGCGTAATTTTTGGTATACTTGCAGGTGCGATTCTCTCTCTATTCccattggttttaggtcaagccCTAAAAGTCTATTTCAATccagaaaagtcaaaattgaagaaAGATGTGGGGTACCTTTGTTTGGCATTGATCGGATTAGGGTTTGGGTGTATTCTCACCATGACGATTCAACAAGGGTTCTGTGGTTTGGCGGGAACAAAGCTCACCAAGAGGGTTCGCGATGTTCTTTTCCGGTCAATGCTGAAACAAGAACCGGGTTGGTTTGACTCAGACCAAAACTCAACCGGAATACTTATTTCAAGGTTGTCTGTTGACTGTATAAGTTTCAGATCAGTTCTAGGAGATAGATACTCTGTTATTTTCATGGGGTTGAGCTCAGCTGCTGTTGGACTTAGTGTCTCGTTTTATCTTGAATGGAGATTAGCCCTTTTGGCTACTATTCTTACTCCATTTACACTTGGCGCTAGCTATTTTAGCTTGATTGTCAACATTGGTTCGAAGCTTGATAATGGTTCATATGATAAAGCTAGTGGTATAGCTTCAGGTGCAGTATCAAACATTCGTACAGTGGCAACTTTTGCAActcaagaaaagatcgttcagTCTTTTGAGAAATCTTTGTTGGAGCCAAAAGCAACTTCTGTGAGAAGATCGCAACTTACAGGGATAGcattagggttctctcaaggtgCAATGTACTCTGCGTATACTCTGGTTCTGTTTTCTGGGGCTTACCTTGTGAAAGAAGACTACACGACGTTTGGAGATGTGTACAAGATCTTCCTGATCCTTGTTTTGAGCTCGTTTTCGGTTGGACAACTGGCGGGTCTTGCTCCAGATACTTCAATGGCGTCTACTGCAATTCCAGCGGTTTTTAATATTCTTAATCGTAAGCCATTGATTCACGGGAAAGACAAAACGATGGAACGATCAAGGCCGTATGATGTGGAGTTTAAGATGGTGAGTTTTGCTTATCCGTGTAGGCCAGATGTGACTGTTTTGAGGGATTTCAGTTTGAAGGTGAAAGGTGGAACCATGGTGGCGGTCGTCGGAGGGAGTGGTTCTGGGAAATCGACAGTCATATGGTTGACACAACGGTTTTATGATCCGATCCGAGGGAAAGTTTTGATGGGAGGAGTGGATTTGAGGGAGCTTGATTTGAAATGGCTGCGTCTTCAAACTGCTTTGGTGGGTCAAGAGCCTGCTTTGTTTGCTGGCACCATTCGAGAAAACATACGATtcggaaaccctaattcttcaaTGTCGGAGATTGAAGAAGCTGCTAAAGAAGCTTGCATTCACAATTTCATCTGTGGTCTCCCACTAGGTTATGAAACTGAG GTCGGCGAGAGTGGGATTCAGATGTCAGGAGGTCAGAAACAACGGTTAGCAATAGCTAGGGCAATAGTGAAGAAATCAAAGGTGTTGTTACTAGATGAAGCAACCAGTGCACTGGATTTGGAATCGGAGAAGCATGTTCAAGAAGCGCTTAGGAAGATCACCAAACGGACCACCACCATAGTGGTGGCTCACCGCCTCTCCGCCATTAGAGAAGCCAACCTTATAGCGGTGGTCCAAGATGGTAAGGTGTCTGAATATGGAACCCATGACACACTCATGGCTTCCCATGTTGATGGTGTTTATGCTAGCCTTGCTCGAGCTGAAATGGAAGCTAATGTTTTTGGTTAA